In Streptomyces chartreusis NRRL 3882, the following are encoded in one genomic region:
- a CDS encoding HIT family protein translates to MLHCMTSEPEQQLGVGTQDAFQRLWTPHRMAYIQGENKPTGPGAGDGCPFCSIPAKSDEDGLVVKRGEQVYAVLNLYPYNGGHLMTVPYRHVADYTDLTAGETAELGELTKQAMTALRTASGAHGFNIGMNQGSVAGAGIAAHLHQHIVPRWGGDTNFMPVVGHTRVLPQLLADTRKMLAEAWPTT, encoded by the coding sequence ATGCTGCACTGCATGACGAGTGAGCCGGAGCAGCAGCTGGGAGTGGGGACGCAGGACGCGTTCCAGCGTCTGTGGACGCCCCATCGGATGGCCTACATCCAGGGTGAGAACAAGCCGACCGGCCCGGGCGCCGGCGACGGCTGCCCCTTCTGCTCGATCCCGGCCAAGTCCGACGAGGACGGACTGGTCGTCAAGCGCGGCGAGCAGGTCTACGCGGTGCTCAACCTGTACCCGTACAACGGCGGGCACCTGATGACCGTGCCCTACCGGCACGTCGCCGACTACACCGACCTCACCGCGGGGGAGACCGCCGAGCTCGGCGAGCTCACGAAGCAGGCGATGACGGCCCTGCGCACCGCCTCGGGCGCCCACGGCTTCAACATCGGCATGAACCAGGGCTCGGTCGCCGGCGCGGGCATCGCGGCGCACCTGCACCAGCACATCGTGCCGAGGTGGGGTGGCGACACGAACTTCATGCCGGTGGTGGGGCACACGCGGGTGCTGCCGCAGCTGCTGGCGGACACGAGGAAGATGCTGGCGGAGGCCTGGCCGACTACCTAG
- a CDS encoding membrane protein, translated as MGAAVTDGFDFSPGAQVPLAGASGQTAATYALAAAAYRDDEVTKILNADNEWHQSKVTPPRPWAKILRPNFGEAFSRAVVDRMLGAGRKPVIQSFGIEPQVVVEHCLAAHRIRRDRDNWLSAVTVICGVLFLPGFLVWLLVFTLRTTMAKREDKRAGALATTLLVAVGALAVLFLIRMPFEGFWALYGRAAVVMPVVGWFWAKQICERTARDLRDRWSSLLSGGGVGAKIPEAVPGNPGDAAEQVRKELARLGAEQRSNSVFYAGPKGILGMGTRWGSWQLAEELVSAEPGKDFHPFRSWDVIVAIQGGLGMLERTSINTGGFPKPSITHWIVTPIGEKATEVSRPSGADVDAYTVRTHAIQDICNKQQFGSGDRHYLGVQWTLWDGHLVITMLITVTVLHDTLRIEVTGHALGPVNPLFNEKPAAKEKTVQKALRFWETRTVKLPLIDADEVVRLAARAPLTWYPPLLNWLGGSLTLPEPFGLRHSWADQPWRHRFMADDALRAATPVLRVVHAAALKVLRENGVDVEKFGSRSAVLSGAVQEASPKKADVYDA; from the coding sequence ATGGGGGCGGCAGTGACGGACGGATTCGACTTCAGCCCGGGGGCCCAGGTGCCTCTGGCGGGTGCGAGCGGCCAGACCGCGGCGACCTACGCGCTGGCCGCCGCGGCGTACCGGGACGACGAGGTCACCAAGATCCTGAACGCCGACAACGAGTGGCACCAGTCGAAGGTGACCCCTCCGCGCCCCTGGGCGAAGATCCTCCGCCCGAACTTCGGCGAGGCCTTCTCCCGCGCCGTCGTCGACCGCATGCTGGGCGCCGGGCGCAAGCCGGTCATCCAGTCCTTCGGCATCGAGCCCCAGGTCGTCGTGGAGCACTGCCTGGCGGCCCACCGCATCCGCCGCGACCGCGACAACTGGCTCTCGGCGGTCACGGTGATCTGCGGGGTGCTCTTCCTGCCGGGATTCCTCGTGTGGCTGCTGGTGTTCACGCTGCGCACCACCATGGCCAAGCGCGAGGACAAGCGCGCCGGCGCCCTCGCCACGACCCTGCTGGTCGCCGTGGGCGCGCTCGCCGTGCTGTTCCTGATCCGCATGCCGTTCGAAGGATTCTGGGCCCTGTACGGGCGCGCGGCGGTCGTCATGCCGGTGGTCGGCTGGTTCTGGGCCAAGCAGATCTGCGAGCGGACGGCCCGGGACCTGCGGGACCGCTGGTCGAGCCTGCTGTCGGGCGGCGGCGTGGGCGCCAAGATCCCGGAGGCCGTCCCGGGCAACCCCGGCGACGCGGCCGAGCAGGTCCGCAAGGAGCTGGCGCGCCTGGGCGCCGAGCAGCGGTCCAACTCGGTCTTCTACGCCGGGCCCAAGGGCATACTCGGCATGGGCACGCGGTGGGGCAGCTGGCAGCTGGCCGAGGAGCTGGTGTCCGCCGAGCCGGGCAAGGACTTCCACCCCTTCCGCAGCTGGGACGTCATCGTGGCGATCCAGGGCGGCCTGGGCATGCTGGAGCGCACGTCCATCAACACCGGCGGCTTCCCCAAGCCGTCCATCACGCACTGGATCGTCACGCCGATCGGCGAGAAGGCGACGGAGGTGTCCCGGCCGAGCGGTGCGGACGTCGACGCGTACACGGTGCGGACGCACGCCATCCAGGACATCTGCAACAAGCAGCAGTTCGGCAGCGGCGACCGGCACTACCTCGGCGTGCAGTGGACGCTGTGGGACGGCCACCTGGTCATCACGATGCTGATCACGGTGACGGTGCTGCACGACACGCTGCGCATCGAGGTCACCGGTCACGCGCTGGGGCCGGTCAACCCCCTCTTCAACGAGAAGCCCGCGGCCAAGGAGAAGACGGTGCAGAAGGCTCTCCGCTTCTGGGAGACCCGCACCGTGAAACTGCCTCTGATCGACGCCGACGAGGTGGTACGGCTGGCCGCGCGCGCCCCGCTGACCTGGTACCCGCCGCTGCTGAACTGGCTCGGCGGCAGCCTGACGCTTCCGGAGCCGTTCGGTCTGCGGCACTCGTGGGCGGATCAGCCGTGGCGGCACCGGTTCATGGCGGACGACGCGCTGCGGGCTGCGACGCCCGTGCTGCGTGTGGTGCACGCGGCGGCGCTGAAGGTGCTGCGGGAGAACGGGGTGGATGTGGAGAAGTTCGGCTCCAGGTCGGCGGTGCTCAGTGGGGCGGTGCAGGAGGCTTCGCCGAAGAAGGCCGACGTCTACGACGCCTAG
- a CDS encoding elongation factor G-like protein EF-G2, producing MGDKAQTHPGAAGRAQAADHPQSVRNVVLVGHSGSGKTTLVEALALTAGAVNRAGRVEDGGTVSDYDEIEHRQQRSVQLSLVPVEWDGIKVNLLDTPGYADFVGELRAGLRAADAALFVVSASDGVDGSTRMVWEECAAVGMPRAIVITHLEAARADFEEMTRICAEAFGADDPDAVLPLYLPLHGPQAPDGHAPVTGLIGLLSQKLFDYSTGERKESEPGEDQLPLIEEARNRLIEGIISESEDETLMDRYLGGEPVDVKTLIEDLERAVARGVFFPVLAAAPATEGSRQGLGTVELLELITRGFPTPLEHETVRVTTIDGKPRELKPCDPDAPLVAEVVKTSSDPYVGRLSLIRVFSGTLRADQTVHVSGHGLADRGHEDHDVDERIGALSTPFGKQQRPVSHVIAGDLACVAKLSRAETGDTLSAKDDPLLMEPWQMPDPLLPLAIQAHSKPDEDKLSQGLARLVAEDPTMRLEQNQDTHQVVLWCLGEAHADVALERLRSRYGVQVDVVPHRVSLRETFATKAAGRGRHVKQSGGHGQFAICEIEVEPLPGGSGIEFVDKVVGGAVPRQFIPSVEKGVRAQAAKGVAAGYPLIDVRVTLLDGKAHSVDSSDAAFQTAGALALREAASDAKIHLLEPVAEVSVLVGDDFVGAVMSDLSGRRGRVLGTEQTPGGRTLIRAEVPEIEIGRYAIDLRSMTHGTARFSRRYARHEPMPQQVADRIRGEERKAS from the coding sequence ATGGGCGACAAGGCACAGACACACCCTGGGGCCGCCGGCAGGGCACAGGCGGCCGACCACCCCCAGTCCGTACGGAATGTGGTGCTGGTCGGCCACTCCGGATCGGGCAAGACCACGTTGGTGGAGGCCCTCGCGCTCACGGCGGGGGCAGTGAACCGGGCGGGCCGTGTGGAGGACGGCGGCACCGTCTCCGACTACGACGAGATCGAGCACCGGCAGCAGCGCTCGGTGCAGCTCTCCCTGGTGCCCGTCGAGTGGGACGGGATCAAGGTCAATCTCCTCGACACCCCCGGATACGCCGACTTCGTCGGTGAGCTCAGGGCCGGTCTGCGCGCGGCGGACGCGGCCCTCTTCGTCGTCTCGGCCTCGGACGGCGTGGACGGCTCGACCCGCATGGTGTGGGAGGAGTGCGCGGCCGTGGGCATGCCCCGGGCCATCGTCATCACGCACCTGGAGGCGGCGCGCGCCGACTTCGAGGAGATGACCCGGATCTGCGCGGAGGCCTTCGGCGCGGACGACCCCGACGCGGTCCTGCCGCTCTACCTGCCGCTGCACGGCCCGCAGGCGCCCGACGGGCACGCGCCCGTGACCGGCCTGATCGGGCTGCTGTCGCAGAAGCTGTTCGACTACTCGACCGGCGAGCGCAAGGAGTCGGAGCCGGGCGAGGACCAGCTGCCGCTGATCGAGGAGGCCCGCAACCGGCTCATCGAGGGGATCATCTCGGAGAGCGAGGACGAGACCCTCATGGACCGCTACCTCGGCGGGGAACCGGTCGACGTCAAGACCCTGATCGAGGACCTGGAGCGGGCCGTCGCACGCGGGGTCTTCTTCCCCGTCCTGGCCGCCGCCCCCGCCACCGAGGGCTCCCGGCAGGGGCTCGGCACGGTGGAGCTGCTGGAACTGATCACCCGGGGGTTCCCCACGCCGCTGGAGCACGAGACGGTCCGGGTGACGACGATCGACGGCAAGCCGCGCGAGCTCAAGCCGTGCGATCCGGACGCGCCGCTGGTCGCGGAGGTCGTGAAGACCTCCTCCGACCCGTACGTCGGCCGGCTGTCGCTGATCCGCGTCTTCTCCGGCACGCTGCGCGCCGACCAGACGGTCCACGTCTCCGGGCACGGCCTGGCCGACCGCGGGCACGAGGACCACGACGTCGACGAGCGGATCGGCGCCCTGTCCACGCCGTTCGGCAAACAGCAGCGCCCGGTGTCGCACGTCATCGCGGGCGACCTGGCCTGCGTGGCCAAGCTGAGCCGGGCCGAGACCGGCGACACCCTGTCCGCCAAGGACGACCCGCTGCTCATGGAGCCGTGGCAGATGCCCGACCCGCTGCTGCCGCTGGCCATCCAGGCGCACAGCAAGCCCGACGAGGACAAGCTCTCGCAGGGCCTGGCCCGGCTGGTGGCCGAGGACCCGACGATGCGGCTGGAACAGAACCAGGACACCCACCAGGTGGTCCTGTGGTGCCTGGGCGAGGCGCACGCGGACGTCGCACTGGAGCGGCTGCGCAGCCGCTACGGCGTCCAGGTCGACGTCGTACCGCACAGGGTGTCCCTGCGCGAGACGTTCGCGACCAAGGCGGCCGGGCGCGGCCGGCACGTCAAACAGTCCGGCGGGCACGGGCAGTTCGCCATCTGCGAGATCGAGGTGGAGCCGCTGCCGGGCGGCTCGGGCATCGAGTTCGTGGACAAGGTCGTCGGCGGTGCGGTGCCCCGGCAGTTCATCCCGTCGGTGGAGAAGGGCGTGCGGGCCCAGGCCGCCAAGGGAGTCGCCGCCGGGTATCCGCTCATCGACGTCCGCGTGACCCTCCTGGACGGCAAGGCGCACTCGGTGGACTCCTCCGACGCCGCGTTCCAGACGGCCGGGGCGCTCGCCCTGCGGGAGGCCGCGTCCGACGCGAAGATCCATCTGCTGGAGCCGGTGGCCGAGGTGTCGGTGCTGGTCGGCGACGACTTCGTGGGCGCCGTGATGAGCGACCTGTCGGGGCGGCGCGGCCGGGTGCTCGGCACCGAGCAGACGCCCGGCGGGCGCACCCTGATCCGGGCCGAGGTGCCCGAGATCGAGATCGGCCGGTACGCGATCGACCTGCGGTCGATGACGCACGGCACGGCCCGCTTCAGCCGCCGGTACGCACGGCACGAGCCGATGCCGCAGCAGGTCGCGGACCGGATCCGTGGAGAGGAGCGCAAGGCCTCCTAG
- the pgsA gene encoding phosphatidylinositol phosphate synthase, with amino-acid sequence MGQPVASRGQTATPTLGKAMLNKYARAFFTRVLTPFAAFLIRRGVSPDTVTLIGTAGVVAGALVFYPMGEFFWGTVVITLFVFSDLVDGNMARQLGRSSRWGAFLDSTLDRVADGAIFGGFILWYAGGGDDLVLCAVSIFCLASGQVVSYTKARGESIGLPVAVNGLVERAERLVISLVAAGLAGLHAFGVPGIQYLLPVALWIVAVGSLVTLIQRVVTVRRESAEAEAAAAAQDDAAQDNEGKQQNASHGSEAAT; translated from the coding sequence ATGGGCCAGCCGGTGGCCAGCAGGGGCCAGACGGCGACACCGACCCTCGGGAAGGCCATGCTGAACAAGTACGCGCGTGCATTCTTCACGCGTGTTCTCACACCGTTCGCCGCGTTTCTGATCCGGCGGGGCGTCAGCCCCGACACCGTCACGCTCATCGGCACCGCCGGTGTGGTCGCGGGCGCGCTGGTCTTCTACCCCATGGGCGAGTTCTTCTGGGGCACGGTCGTGATCACGCTGTTCGTGTTCTCCGACCTGGTCGACGGCAACATGGCCCGCCAGCTCGGCCGCTCCAGCCGCTGGGGCGCCTTCCTGGACTCCACGCTCGACCGGGTCGCCGACGGCGCGATCTTCGGCGGCTTCATCCTCTGGTACGCCGGCGGGGGCGACGACCTCGTCCTGTGCGCCGTCTCGATCTTCTGCCTGGCCAGCGGCCAGGTGGTGTCGTACACCAAGGCCCGCGGCGAGTCGATCGGCCTGCCGGTCGCCGTCAACGGGCTGGTCGAGCGGGCCGAGCGGCTGGTGATCTCCCTGGTCGCGGCCGGCCTCGCGGGCCTGCACGCGTTCGGTGTCCCGGGCATCCAGTACCTGCTGCCGGTCGCCCTGTGGATCGTCGCCGTGGGCAGCCTCGTCACGCTCATCCAGCGGGTCGTCACGGTCCGTCGCGAGTCCGCGGAGGCCGAGGCCGCGGCGGCCGCGCAGGACGACGCAGCGCAGGACAATGAGGGCAAGCAGCAGAACGCCTCCCACGGGAGCGAGGCGGCCACGTGA
- a CDS encoding phosphatidylinositol mannoside acyltransferase yields the protein MSAQDRLTDALYGLGWSTVKKLPEPVAVRLGQSIADLAWKQRGKGVQRLESNYARVVPGASPERLAELSRAGMRSYLRYWMESFRLPAWSEERITSGFDPKGLHHLTDGLAAGKGVVLALPHLANWDLAGAWVTTKLGIPFTTVAERLKPETLYDRFVAYREGLGMEVLPHSGGTAFGTLARRLRDGGLVCLVADRDLSASGVEVGFFGDTARMPAGPALLAQQTGAQLLPVTLWYDDSPVMRGRVHPPVEVPESGTRAEKTSVMTQALADAFATGIADHPEDWHMLQRLWLADLDPAKGSS from the coding sequence GTGAGCGCACAGGACCGGCTGACGGACGCGCTGTACGGACTCGGCTGGAGCACCGTCAAGAAGCTCCCCGAGCCGGTCGCCGTACGGCTCGGGCAGAGCATCGCCGACCTCGCCTGGAAGCAGCGCGGCAAGGGCGTGCAGCGCCTGGAGAGCAACTACGCGCGCGTGGTGCCCGGTGCGAGCCCCGAGCGCCTCGCCGAGCTCTCGCGCGCGGGCATGCGGTCGTATCTGCGCTACTGGATGGAGTCCTTCCGCCTCCCCGCCTGGAGCGAGGAACGGATCACGAGCGGCTTCGACCCCAAGGGCCTGCACCACCTGACCGATGGCCTGGCCGCAGGCAAGGGCGTCGTACTCGCCCTGCCCCACCTGGCCAACTGGGACCTCGCCGGCGCCTGGGTCACCACGAAGCTGGGCATCCCGTTCACGACGGTCGCCGAGCGTCTGAAGCCGGAGACGCTGTACGACCGGTTCGTCGCCTACCGCGAGGGCCTCGGCATGGAGGTCCTGCCGCACAGCGGCGGCACCGCCTTCGGCACCCTGGCCCGGCGGCTGCGCGACGGCGGCCTGGTCTGCCTGGTCGCCGACCGCGACCTGTCCGCCTCCGGCGTCGAGGTCGGCTTCTTCGGCGACACGGCCCGGATGCCGGCCGGACCGGCCCTGCTCGCCCAGCAGACGGGCGCCCAGCTGCTTCCCGTCACCCTCTGGTACGACGACTCGCCCGTGATGCGCGGCCGTGTCCACCCGCCCGTCGAGGTGCCCGAATCAGGCACGCGCGCCGAGAAGACGTCTGTCATGACACAGGCGCTGGCCGACGCCTTCGCCACGGGGATCGCCGACCATCCGGAGGACTGGCACATGCTGCAGCGCTTGTGGCTCGCGGACCTCGACCCGGCGAAGGGGTCATCGTGA
- a CDS encoding glycosyltransferase family 4 protein, with protein sequence MRIGIVCPYSWDVPGGVQFHIRDLAEYFIRLGHEVSVLAPADDDTPLPPYVVSAGRAVPVPYNGSVARLNFGFLSAARVRRWLHDGAFDVIHIHEPTSPSLGLLTCWAAQGPIVATFHTSNPRSRAMIAAYAILQAALEKISARIAVSEYARRTLVEHLGGDAVVIPNGVDVDFFAKAEPKAEWQGETIGFIGRIDEPRKGLPVLMKALPKILAARPRTRLLVAGRGDEEEAVETLPAELRSRVEFLGMVSDEDKARFLRSVDLYVAPNTGGESFGIILVEAMSAGAPVLASDLDAFAQVLDRGEAGELFPNEDADALADAAVRLLDDPGRRAELRERGSAHVRRFDWSTVGADILSVYETVTAGAAAVAEDERTSGLWGRLGLARD encoded by the coding sequence GTGAGGATCGGCATCGTCTGCCCGTACTCCTGGGACGTACCGGGCGGCGTCCAGTTCCACATCCGGGACCTGGCCGAGTACTTCATCCGTCTCGGCCACGAGGTGTCCGTCCTCGCCCCGGCCGACGACGACACGCCCCTGCCGCCGTACGTCGTCTCGGCCGGACGCGCGGTGCCGGTGCCGTACAACGGCTCGGTGGCCCGGCTCAACTTCGGCTTCCTGAGCGCCGCCCGGGTGCGCCGCTGGCTGCACGACGGCGCGTTCGACGTCATCCACATCCACGAGCCGACCTCGCCCTCGCTCGGCCTGCTGACCTGCTGGGCCGCCCAGGGACCGATCGTCGCCACGTTCCACACGTCCAACCCGCGCTCCCGGGCCATGATCGCCGCGTACGCCATCCTGCAGGCCGCCCTGGAGAAGATCAGCGCGCGGATCGCGGTGAGCGAGTACGCCCGCCGCACGCTGGTGGAGCACCTCGGCGGGGACGCCGTCGTGATCCCGAACGGCGTAGACGTCGACTTCTTCGCCAAGGCCGAGCCCAAGGCCGAGTGGCAGGGCGAGACGATCGGCTTCATAGGGCGTATCGACGAGCCCCGCAAGGGCCTGCCCGTGCTGATGAAGGCCCTGCCGAAGATCCTCGCCGCACGCCCGCGGACCCGGCTGCTGGTCGCCGGGCGCGGTGACGAGGAGGAGGCGGTGGAGACACTGCCCGCCGAGCTGCGCTCCCGCGTCGAGTTCCTCGGCATGGTCAGCGACGAGGACAAGGCCCGCTTCCTGCGCAGCGTCGACCTGTACGTCGCGCCCAACACCGGCGGCGAGAGCTTCGGGATCATCCTGGTCGAGGCCATGTCCGCCGGAGCCCCCGTCCTCGCCTCCGACCTGGACGCCTTCGCCCAGGTCCTGGACCGGGGAGAGGCCGGGGAGCTGTTCCCCAACGAGGACGCCGACGCCCTGGCGGACGCGGCCGTACGCCTGCTGGACGACCCGGGCCGCCGCGCGGAACTGCGCGAGCGGGGCAGCGCCCACGTACGGCGCTTCGACTGGTCGACCGTCGGCGCGGACATCCTGTCCGTCTACGAGACGGTGACGGCGGGCGCGGCGGCGGTGGCCGAGGACGAGCGGACGAGCGGGCTGTGGGGGCGGCTCGGGCTGGCCCGGGACTGA
- a CDS encoding membrane protein: MTATLIWILVALVVIGLYLSWTAGRLDRLHARIDAARAALDAQLLRRASVAQELATSGVLDPAASIVLYEAAHAARQAVEEQREVAESELSQALRAVFGEVQQVEAVREAPGGEEAAEELAQAVRRVPMARRFHNDAVRAARALRRHRKVRWFRLAGHAPFPLAFEMDDEPPAALADRAA; encoded by the coding sequence GTGACCGCAACCCTCATCTGGATCCTCGTCGCCCTCGTGGTGATCGGCCTGTACCTGAGCTGGACGGCCGGGCGGCTGGACCGGCTGCACGCGCGCATCGACGCGGCGCGCGCCGCACTCGACGCACAGCTGCTGCGCCGCGCCTCCGTCGCCCAGGAACTGGCCACCTCCGGGGTGCTCGACCCGGCCGCCTCGATCGTCCTCTACGAGGCCGCGCACGCCGCCCGTCAGGCGGTGGAGGAGCAGCGGGAGGTCGCCGAGAGCGAACTGAGCCAGGCGTTGCGGGCCGTGTTCGGGGAGGTCCAGCAGGTGGAGGCGGTGCGGGAGGCGCCCGGAGGCGAGGAGGCCGCCGAGGAACTCGCGCAGGCGGTGCGGCGGGTCCCGATGGCCCGCCGCTTCCACAACGACGCCGTACGGGCCGCCCGTGCCCTGCGCCGGCACCGCAAGGTCCGCTGGTTCCGGCTGGCGGGCCACGCCCCGTTCCCCCTGGCCTTCGAAATGGACGACGAGCCTCCGGCGGCCCTGGCGGACCGGGCCGCCTGA
- the pdxS gene encoding pyridoxal 5'-phosphate synthase lyase subunit PdxS, with translation MSTTSPNSQAPETGTARVKRGMAEQLKGGVIMDVVTPEQAKIAEDAGAVAVMALERVPADIRKDGGVARMSDPDMIEGIIDAVSIPVMAKSRIGHFVEAQVLQSLGVDYIDESEVLTPADEVNHSDKWAFTTPFVCGATNLGEALRRIAEGAAMIRSKGEAGTGNVVEAVRHLRQIKNEIAKLRGFDNNELYAAAKELRAPYELVKEVSELGKLPVVLFSAGGVATPADAALMRQLGAEGVFVGSGIFKSGDPAKRAAAIVKATTFYDDPKIIADASRNLGEAMVGINCDTLPEAERYANRGW, from the coding sequence GTGTCCACCACGTCCCCCAACTCCCAGGCCCCCGAGACCGGCACCGCCCGTGTGAAGCGCGGTATGGCCGAACAGCTCAAGGGCGGCGTCATCATGGACGTCGTCACGCCGGAGCAGGCGAAGATCGCCGAGGACGCGGGCGCCGTCGCCGTCATGGCCCTGGAGCGGGTCCCGGCCGACATCCGCAAGGACGGCGGCGTGGCCCGCATGTCCGACCCGGACATGATCGAGGGCATCATCGACGCCGTCTCGATCCCGGTCATGGCCAAGTCCCGCATCGGCCACTTCGTCGAGGCCCAGGTGCTGCAGTCCCTCGGCGTCGACTACATCGACGAGTCCGAGGTCCTCACCCCGGCCGACGAGGTCAACCACTCCGACAAGTGGGCCTTCACCACGCCGTTCGTCTGCGGCGCCACCAACCTGGGCGAGGCCCTGCGCCGCATCGCCGAGGGTGCCGCGATGATCCGCTCCAAGGGCGAGGCCGGCACCGGCAACGTCGTCGAGGCCGTCCGCCACCTGCGCCAGATCAAGAACGAGATCGCCAAGCTGCGCGGCTTCGACAACAACGAGCTGTACGCCGCCGCCAAGGAGCTGCGCGCCCCCTACGAGCTCGTCAAGGAGGTCTCAGAGCTCGGCAAGCTGCCGGTCGTGCTGTTCTCCGCGGGCGGCGTCGCCACCCCGGCCGACGCGGCCCTGATGCGCCAGCTCGGCGCCGAGGGCGTCTTCGTCGGCTCCGGCATCTTCAAGTCCGGCGACCCGGCCAAGCGCGCCGCCGCCATCGTGAAGGCCACCACCTTCTACGACGACCCGAAGATCATCGCCGACGCGTCCCGCAACCTCGGCGAGGCCATGGTCGGCATCAACTGCGACACCCTCCCCGAGGCCGAGCGCTACGCCAACCGCGGCTGGTAA
- the pdxT gene encoding pyridoxal 5'-phosphate synthase glutaminase subunit PdxT → MSTPVIGVLALQGDVREHLVALAAADAVARPVRRPEELAEADGLVIPGGESTTISKLAVLFGLMEPLRARVRAGLPVYGTCAGMIMLADKILDPRSGQETVGGIDMIVRRNAFGRQNESFEAAVDVKGVEGDPVEGVFIRAPWVESVGARAEVLAEYDGHIVAVRQGNALATSFHPELTGDHRVHALFVDMVRANRTAESL, encoded by the coding sequence ATGAGCACTCCTGTCATAGGCGTCCTGGCCCTCCAGGGCGACGTACGGGAGCACCTCGTCGCCCTGGCCGCGGCCGACGCCGTGGCCAGGCCGGTGCGGCGCCCCGAAGAACTCGCCGAGGCGGACGGCCTCGTCATCCCCGGCGGCGAGTCCACCACCATCTCCAAGCTGGCCGTCCTGTTCGGCCTGATGGAGCCGCTCCGCGCACGGGTGCGGGCCGGCCTGCCCGTCTACGGCACCTGCGCCGGCATGATCATGCTCGCCGACAAGATCCTCGACCCGCGCTCGGGCCAGGAGACCGTCGGTGGCATCGACATGATCGTGCGCCGCAACGCCTTCGGCCGGCAGAACGAGTCCTTCGAGGCGGCCGTCGACGTCAAGGGCGTCGAGGGCGATCCGGTGGAGGGTGTCTTCATCCGCGCCCCCTGGGTCGAGTCCGTCGGCGCCCGGGCCGAGGTGCTCGCCGAGTACGACGGCCACATCGTCGCGGTGCGTCAGGGCAACGCCCTGGCCACCTCGTTCCACCCGGAACTGACCGGCGACCACCGTGTGCACGCCCTGTTCGTCGACATGGTGAGGGCGAACCGGACAGCCGAGTCCTTGTAG